Within the Nitrospiria bacterium genome, the region GAATTGTCCCGCAGACCTCACGGATTCGTCCCTTGTCAGCACCATTTGGTACGGCATCAAGCCGTATGCCAATGTCGAAATAAGGAAGAGTGTAGTACGTTGCCAACGCATTGAGCAGAAAACGGCCATCAATTGTGTCCATGCATCCGAAAACGACATCACACTGTGCAACTGCCTCCACTACTTCCGGATGCCATAAGCTCTTACGAAGAACACTAACTTTTGTGCCCAGACCAGCTCGTTTGACGGCATCGGCAAGAACATCGACCTTGTAGCGTTTTCTATGCGCATCGTCCATTGTAGAATTGGGTATCCGGTTGACATTTCGCTCTTCAATATAGTCATCATCAACGAGCAGCAGATCTCCAACACCGTTTCGGTAAAGCTGCTCAACAACGGGGCCTCCGGTACCAGAGCATCCGATAACTGCAACAGAGAGACGCCGCAAGCGCTCGGTTGTACCCGCTCCGAATGCTTGGGCGTAAGACGCGGCAAAACCCGGCACCTCGGTGGTCGAGGTATCGGAGTACCAGAAGCACAGATTGTCCCCAACGACATTAATCACAGAAATTGGGTTAAATGTACAACCTGGGCTAAGGACACGGCCAAACATCTGGCCGTCTGGGAGCATCACAGCGCTGCCATGGGGGATGTCGGCTTCTACCCATCCCTGGATCATAGGCAACAGCTGTCTGTCGCCAATATTGTCGGTCGCAGAGAAATCAGCGTAGCCACATGGGTGGCTGTGTATTTTGATGACTGAAAGCTGCTGATCAGCAGCTCTTTCTAGTAATGGTTCTATTATCTCAGGCGGCCACGTAACCCGTGATGACGACCTGACAGAACAAGCTCTATATGGTATTTCATGAATATCACGAACCAGAAGTCGATGACGGC harbors:
- a CDS encoding ThiF family adenylyltransferase codes for the protein MIPPVTLSLTGAQHDRIRHFLYPGDDNEAVVLLLCGRRAAERRHRLLVRDIHEIPYRACSVRSSSRVTWPPEIIEPLLERAADQQLSVIKIHSHPCGYADFSATDNIGDRQLLPMIQGWVEADIPHGSAVMLPDGQMFGRVLSPGCTFNPISVINVVGDNLCFWYSDTSTTEVPGFAASYAQAFGAGTTERLRRLSVAVIGCSGTGGPVVEQLYRNGVGDLLLVDDDYIEERNVNRIPNSTMDDAHRKRYKVDVLADAVKRAGLGTKVSVLRKSLWHPEVVEAVAQCDVVFGCMDTIDGRFLLNALATYYTLPYFDIGIRLDAVPNGADKGRIREVCGTIHYIQPDRSSLMSRGLFSLRQVAEQGLRRNDPTAYIQQVRDGYISGVDEHRPAVNTVNTLAASLAVHEFLARLHPYREEPNNVYASVTFSLASMELLSEAEQPHCQILKDCVGVGDSEPLLGLTELARKHFG